From Agromyces sp. SYSU T00194, a single genomic window includes:
- a CDS encoding FxLYD domain-containing protein, whose amino-acid sequence MSIGDDGGREQRLREALRHGAEGAGADRVDPDRVAARGAGIRRARRSAVALGVAGVLAIAGLGGVVWSTLPGTGSATLADRATADGAREESADLATGSGAAGSAAAGPDAACSARGLPAAVGVALEAAVDEAAVGGAVTGEVVVRNETGATLSTTAELRVELLDAQGAVVAAGIAETYPLSLDAGASRSLPLVASPVPCGDTGADAATRVRAVAVLAPGDGDAAVRVESVAEPLPDR is encoded by the coding sequence ATGAGCATCGGCGACGACGGCGGCCGCGAGCAGCGGCTGCGCGAGGCGCTGCGGCACGGCGCCGAGGGAGCGGGGGCGGACCGCGTCGACCCCGACCGGGTCGCGGCGCGTGGCGCCGGCATCCGCCGCGCCCGGCGGAGCGCGGTCGCCCTGGGCGTGGCCGGGGTGCTCGCGATCGCGGGCCTCGGCGGCGTGGTCTGGTCGACCCTGCCCGGGACCGGGTCGGCGACGCTCGCCGACCGGGCCACCGCGGACGGGGCCCGGGAGGAGTCCGCGGACCTGGCGACGGGGTCGGGCGCCGCGGGATCGGCGGCCGCCGGACCGGACGCGGCGTGCAGCGCCCGCGGCCTCCCGGCCGCGGTCGGGGTGGCCCTGGAGGCGGCGGTCGACGAGGCCGCGGTCGGCGGTGCCGTGACGGGCGAGGTGGTGGTGCGCAACGAGACCGGCGCGACGCTCTCGACGACCGCGGAGCTCCGGGTCGAACTCCTCGACGCCCAGGGGGCGGTGGTCGCCGCGGGCATCGCGGAGACGTACCCGCTCTCCCTGGACGCGGGTGCGAGTCGCTCGCTGCCGCTCGTCGCGTCCCCCGTGCCGTGCGGCGACACCGGGGCCGACGCGGCGACGCGGGTGCGCGCCGTGGCGGTGCTCGCGCCCGGGGACGGCGACGCAGCGGTCCGCGTCGAGAGCGTCGCCGAGCCCCTCCCCGACAGGTGA
- a CDS encoding ROK family transcriptional regulator, which produces MTDASAKGTPAWLGAVNDRAGLSVLLEHGPLTRQRICELVGVSKPTASLIMQRLIAGGFIEEQGRVSRSAGPSAVVYAARLDRRLGVAVDLDAAELRARVVDAAGTEHPVARRSLPAGAGARDAVGELRDAIDAACAAAGADAARVRTVCLGIPGYVDPGRNGELFSETLPGWPTTGLQRTLEAALEREVLVENDVDLAALAERTLGSVREAFALLWLGNGVGAAFDAAGGIHRGSFGGAGEIGFLPVPAVAAALDPDARILQDLVGAGAVVRLARAHGIDASRAALDDAPGAAALLAELADRVALAALPVLAVLDPAVLVLGGPTAALGGAALAAAVRERIRAVSRWDPEVRAAAVVREPVLAGASVLAQRRVRAALLDEVAAVGAA; this is translated from the coding sequence ATGACGGACGCGAGCGCCAAGGGCACGCCCGCCTGGCTCGGCGCCGTCAACGACCGCGCGGGCCTGTCGGTCCTGCTCGAGCACGGGCCGCTCACCCGCCAGCGGATCTGCGAGCTCGTCGGCGTCTCCAAGCCCACCGCCTCCCTGATCATGCAGCGCCTCATCGCCGGCGGCTTCATCGAGGAGCAGGGGCGGGTGTCGCGCTCGGCCGGCCCCAGCGCGGTCGTCTACGCGGCCCGGCTCGACCGGCGGCTCGGCGTCGCGGTCGACCTCGACGCCGCCGAGCTGCGGGCGCGGGTCGTGGACGCGGCCGGCACCGAGCATCCCGTGGCGCGCCGCAGCCTCCCCGCCGGTGCCGGCGCGCGCGACGCCGTCGGCGAGCTGCGGGACGCCATCGACGCCGCCTGCGCCGCCGCGGGAGCGGACGCGGCCCGCGTGCGCACCGTGTGCCTCGGCATCCCCGGCTACGTCGATCCGGGCAGGAACGGCGAGCTCTTCAGCGAGACCCTGCCCGGATGGCCCACGACCGGGCTGCAACGCACGCTCGAGGCGGCGCTCGAACGCGAGGTGCTCGTCGAGAACGACGTCGACCTCGCCGCGCTCGCCGAGCGGACGCTGGGCAGCGTGCGCGAGGCGTTCGCCCTGCTGTGGCTCGGGAACGGCGTCGGCGCCGCCTTCGACGCGGCGGGCGGCATCCACCGCGGCAGCTTCGGCGGCGCCGGCGAGATCGGCTTCCTGCCGGTGCCCGCGGTCGCCGCCGCGCTCGATCCCGACGCGCGCATCCTGCAGGACCTCGTCGGCGCGGGCGCCGTCGTACGGCTCGCCCGCGCGCACGGGATCGACGCGTCGCGCGCCGCGCTCGACGACGCCCCCGGCGCCGCCGCCCTGCTCGCGGAGCTGGCGGACCGGGTCGCGCTGGCGGCGCTCCCGGTGCTCGCGGTGCTCGACCCGGCGGTGCTCGTGCTCGGCGGCCCGACCGCGGCGCTCGGCGGCGCGGCGCTCGCGGCGGCGGTCCGCGAGCGCATCCGCGCGGTCAGCAGGTGGGATCCGGAGGTCCGGGCGGCCGCCGTGGTGCGGGAGCCCGTGCTCGCGGGGGCGTCCGTGCTCGCGCAGCGGCGCGTGCGCGCGGCACTGCTCGACGAGGTCGCCGCCGTCGGCGCCGCGTGA
- the lysA gene encoding diaminopimelate decarboxylase — protein MATDVIAPAWLRVPADANALDARVWPASARRDDDGVLEVGGVAATELAARFGTPLYVLDEADVRARAAAARDAFATEARAAGADAHVYYAGKAFLSAEVARWVVEAGLRVDVASGGELAVALAAGVPAAAIGFHGNNKSDAEIARAVAAGVGSIVLDSLAEVDRVADAAERAGVVQAVRLRVNSGVHAHTHEFLATAHDDQKFGVPLAAAPEVVARVRDRSALAFLGLHCHIGSQIFDAGGFAESAERLLAVHAELRAGGDVPELNLGGGFGIAYTSADDPTPVGELARGIVAAVAERCAALGIPVPVLAFEPGRSIVGPPGITLYEVGAIKDVPVAGGVRRYVAVDGGMSDNARPALYGADYTVRLASRASAAEPALVRLAGKHCESGDILVDADYLPGDVHPGDLVAVAATGAYCWALSSNYNLLARPAVVAVVAGEARVIVRGETEADLLARDAGITEGR, from the coding sequence GTGGCCACCGACGTCATCGCCCCGGCGTGGTTGCGCGTCCCGGCGGACGCGAACGCGCTCGACGCGCGGGTGTGGCCCGCGTCGGCGCGACGCGACGACGACGGCGTGCTGGAGGTCGGGGGCGTTGCCGCCACCGAGCTCGCGGCCCGCTTCGGCACCCCGCTCTACGTGCTCGACGAGGCGGACGTACGCGCCCGCGCCGCGGCTGCACGCGACGCGTTCGCGACCGAGGCCCGCGCCGCCGGTGCCGACGCGCACGTCTACTACGCCGGCAAGGCGTTCCTCTCGGCCGAGGTCGCACGCTGGGTCGTCGAGGCGGGCCTGCGCGTCGACGTCGCGAGCGGGGGAGAGCTCGCCGTCGCCCTCGCCGCCGGCGTGCCCGCTGCCGCGATCGGCTTCCACGGCAACAACAAGTCCGACGCCGAGATCGCGCGCGCGGTCGCCGCGGGCGTCGGCTCGATCGTGCTCGACTCGCTCGCCGAGGTCGACCGCGTCGCCGACGCCGCCGAGCGCGCGGGCGTCGTGCAGGCCGTGCGCCTCCGGGTGAACAGCGGCGTGCACGCGCACACCCACGAGTTCCTCGCGACCGCGCACGACGACCAGAAGTTCGGCGTGCCGCTGGCCGCCGCGCCCGAGGTCGTCGCACGCGTCCGCGACCGCTCCGCGCTCGCGTTCCTCGGCCTGCACTGCCACATCGGCTCCCAGATCTTCGACGCCGGCGGGTTCGCCGAGTCGGCCGAGCGCCTCCTCGCCGTGCACGCCGAGCTGCGCGCGGGCGGCGACGTGCCCGAGCTGAACCTCGGCGGCGGCTTTGGCATCGCGTACACGAGCGCCGACGACCCGACCCCGGTCGGCGAGCTCGCCCGGGGCATCGTGGCGGCCGTCGCCGAGCGCTGCGCGGCCCTCGGCATCCCGGTGCCCGTGCTCGCATTCGAGCCGGGCCGCTCGATCGTCGGCCCGCCCGGCATCACGCTGTACGAGGTCGGCGCCATCAAGGACGTGCCGGTCGCCGGGGGCGTCCGCCGCTACGTCGCCGTCGACGGCGGCATGAGCGACAACGCCAGGCCCGCGCTCTACGGCGCCGACTACACGGTGCGCCTCGCCTCGCGGGCATCCGCCGCCGAGCCCGCCCTGGTGCGGCTGGCCGGCAAGCACTGCGAGTCGGGCGACATCCTCGTGGATGCCGACTACCTGCCCGGCGACGTGCACCCCGGCGACCTCGTCGCCGTCGCCGCGACCGGCGCCTACTGCTGGGCGCTCTCCAGCAACTACAACCTGCTCGCCCGCCCGGCCGTCGTCGCCGTGGTCGCCGGCGAGGCACGGGTGATCGTGCGCGGCGAGACGGAGGCGGACCTCCTCGCGCGCGATGCCGGAATCACGGAAGGCCGCTGA
- a CDS encoding iron ABC transporter ATP-binding protein: MPARPNPFARPLSRLVLLPVAAASLVVGLAGCAPEDTDAAPSATPEASAAPTTPAAEPEASETPTPTPTPTGEPVSATCEQVLSLDQLYAFNPNWGTDPGYAPTGEPAVFATSIGGVACGLLNQSSGETIELSVARPVDATMEDRLNAAVLSGQAVPTYGTPPEVEGYYGLVAGTGTAQVFAGGYWITASSTVFFEPGDPQPLVESMLANLVG, translated from the coding sequence ATGCCCGCGCGCCCGAACCCGTTCGCTCGCCCCCTGTCACGCCTCGTCCTGCTCCCCGTCGCCGCCGCGTCGCTCGTGGTCGGCCTCGCCGGCTGCGCCCCCGAGGACACGGATGCCGCGCCGAGCGCCACGCCCGAGGCGAGCGCCGCCCCGACCACGCCGGCCGCCGAGCCGGAGGCGTCGGAGACGCCGACCCCCACGCCCACGCCCACCGGCGAGCCCGTGTCGGCCACCTGCGAACAGGTGCTCTCCCTCGACCAGCTCTACGCGTTCAACCCGAACTGGGGCACGGACCCGGGCTACGCGCCGACGGGCGAGCCGGCCGTGTTCGCGACCTCCATCGGCGGCGTGGCCTGCGGGCTGCTCAACCAGTCGAGCGGGGAGACGATCGAGCTCTCGGTGGCCCGACCGGTGGACGCCACGATGGAGGACCGGCTGAACGCCGCCGTGCTCTCCGGCCAGGCCGTGCCGACCTACGGCACGCCCCCCGAGGTCGAGGGCTACTACGGACTCGTCGCCGGCACCGGCACCGCCCAGGTGTTCGCCGGCGGCTACTGGATCACCGCGTCCTCGACGGTGTTCTTCGAGCCCGGCGACCCGCAGCCGCTGGTGGAGTCGATGCTCGCGAACCTCGTCGGCTGA
- a CDS encoding RNA polymerase sigma factor translates to MAGGWQDAVADLVARRGPALTRFAVLVCGDEEDAADIVQEALARAWARPGRSVDPERAEAYVRRTIANAVIDQQRRGGRWRRIRHLVVQPDLREDDADAADRRIDLLRRLGDLPPRQRACLVLRYYEDRTVAEVADVLGIRPGSVKRYLSDGLDALFAALEPAAAAAGVRRADLRGATDATGSRAHGDDVGAVRRAGA, encoded by the coding sequence ATGGCGGGCGGTTGGCAGGACGCCGTCGCGGACCTCGTCGCGCGCCGCGGCCCCGCGCTGACGCGCTTCGCCGTGCTCGTCTGCGGTGACGAGGAGGACGCGGCCGACATCGTGCAGGAGGCGCTCGCGCGCGCGTGGGCGCGCCCCGGTCGCTCGGTCGACCCGGAGCGCGCCGAGGCGTACGTGCGGCGCACCATCGCCAACGCCGTGATCGACCAGCAGCGGCGCGGAGGGCGCTGGCGCCGCATCCGCCACCTGGTCGTCCAGCCCGACCTGCGCGAGGACGACGCGGATGCCGCGGACCGCCGCATCGACCTGCTGCGACGCCTGGGCGACCTGCCGCCCCGCCAGCGCGCCTGCCTCGTGCTGCGCTACTACGAGGACCGCACGGTCGCCGAGGTCGCCGACGTGCTGGGCATCCGCCCCGGGTCGGTCAAGCGGTATCTGTCGGACGGGCTCGACGCCCTGTTCGCCGCGCTCGAGCCGGCGGCCGCGGCGGCGGGCGTGCGTCGCGCGGACCTGCGGGGTGCGACGGATGCGACGGGGTCGCGCGCGCACGGCGACGACGTGGGCGCCGTCAGGAGGGCGGGGGCATGA
- a CDS encoding protein-L-isoaspartate(D-aspartate) O-methyltransferase, with amino-acid sequence MIAWQLEPRGIRDRAVLAAMRAVPREAFLPDRLRESAYADHPLPIGDGQTISQPYVVALTAQAARIRPGHRVLEVGTGSGYAAAVLGRLADEVWTVERVPELAAGAAEALAATGAGNVHVVTGDGTRGLAEHAPYDAIVAAAAGPDVPPPWLEQLAAGGRIVMPLARGRSGQQLVRLTRRGLGDPDIEVLESVRFVPLVGEHGWHDRGAT; translated from the coding sequence ATGATCGCGTGGCAGCTCGAGCCGCGCGGCATCCGTGATCGTGCGGTCCTCGCCGCCATGCGCGCCGTGCCGCGGGAGGCGTTCCTCCCCGATCGGCTGCGCGAGTCGGCCTACGCCGACCACCCGCTGCCCATCGGCGACGGGCAGACCATCTCGCAGCCGTACGTCGTGGCGCTGACCGCGCAGGCGGCCCGCATCCGTCCGGGCCACCGGGTGCTCGAGGTCGGCACGGGCTCGGGGTACGCCGCGGCCGTGCTCGGCCGGCTCGCCGACGAGGTCTGGACCGTGGAGCGCGTGCCGGAGCTCGCGGCGGGAGCGGCGGAGGCCCTCGCAGCCACCGGGGCGGGCAACGTGCACGTCGTCACCGGCGACGGCACCCGCGGGCTCGCCGAGCACGCCCCGTACGACGCGATCGTCGCCGCGGCGGCCGGCCCCGACGTGCCCCCGCCGTGGCTCGAGCAGCTCGCGGCGGGCGGGCGCATCGTCATGCCGCTCGCGCGCGGGCGGAGCGGGCAGCAGCTGGTGCGCCTCACTCGGCGCGGCCTCGGCGATCCCGACATCGAGGTGCTCGAGTCGGTGCGATTCGTGCCGCTCGTCGGCGAGCACGGATGGCACGACCGCGGCGCGACCTGA
- a CDS encoding arginase family protein, translated as MAATFLVVPLWQGSDSARALQLVDGAEAIRGDLPASATRSVEVPTGAGDALGSGVKRLTSVLHVRERVEDALGEIDGAAIVVGGDCGASVGAVAHAARRHGTALGVLWLDAHADLHTPDSSPSGAFGGMALRAALGEGADGLALAPEVAVAADRVVLGGARDLDDAEVVALRESGVTSIGVAGLARPDDVIDALARGGVERLYVHVDLDVLDPAAFDGVADAVPFGASPADVAALLRAVLARFPLAGASIAGFAPSSVEAAGDDLPTILRLIGALTA; from the coding sequence GTGGCGGCGACCTTCCTCGTGGTGCCCCTCTGGCAGGGCTCCGACAGCGCACGCGCGCTCCAGCTCGTCGACGGCGCCGAGGCCATCCGCGGCGACCTGCCCGCCTCGGCCACGCGCAGCGTCGAGGTGCCGACGGGCGCCGGAGACGCCCTCGGCAGCGGCGTGAAGCGGCTCACCTCCGTGCTGCACGTGCGCGAGCGCGTCGAGGACGCCCTCGGCGAGATCGACGGCGCCGCGATCGTCGTCGGCGGCGACTGCGGCGCGAGCGTCGGCGCCGTCGCGCACGCGGCCCGCCGCCACGGCACGGCCCTCGGGGTGCTCTGGCTGGACGCGCACGCCGACCTGCACACGCCCGACTCGTCGCCCTCGGGAGCGTTCGGCGGCATGGCGCTGCGCGCCGCACTCGGCGAGGGCGCCGACGGGCTCGCGCTCGCGCCGGAGGTCGCCGTGGCGGCCGACCGCGTGGTGCTCGGCGGTGCGCGCGACCTCGACGACGCGGAGGTCGTGGCGCTCCGGGAGTCCGGCGTCACCTCGATCGGCGTCGCGGGGCTGGCCCGCCCCGACGACGTGATCGACGCCCTCGCCCGCGGCGGCGTGGAACGGCTCTACGTGCACGTCGACCTGGACGTGCTCGATCCCGCGGCGTTCGACGGCGTCGCCGACGCGGTGCCGTTCGGCGCCTCGCCGGCCGACGTTGCGGCGCTGCTGCGGGCGGTCCTCGCGAGGTTCCCGCTCGCCGGCGCGTCGATCGCGGGCTTCGCCCCGTCGAGCGTCGAGGCCGCGGGCGACGACCTGCCGACCATCCTGCGCCTGATCGGGGCGCTCACCGCCTGA
- a CDS encoding LmeA family phospholipid-binding protein, which yields MTDDRQDGTGPGDTRPYGDDELGSRADASDTLPIPPMEQADAAPARRPRRGLVIGAIVAASVLVLAVAVVVTDVWLRGASEWQVAAQIEQELPEGVSGDVDVTIGGASMLLQLWLGRFERVAISAPELDVNGAVLDVDVVLEGTPRDRAQPTDHAEATIALSEAAVSELIPIPGVGDGLRFEDGRVAYTGTIEILGFPIEYRADATIEADGDTVRITPESVRIVGGSAEFELGGIAEDLLRIDPIPVCVAQFLPEGAEVSDLAWEGGVVTVVLEADDLVLDETLLERTGSCG from the coding sequence ATGACCGACGATCGGCAGGACGGCACCGGGCCGGGGGACACCCGCCCCTACGGCGACGACGAGCTGGGGTCGCGGGCGGATGCCTCGGACACGCTGCCGATCCCGCCGATGGAGCAGGCGGATGCCGCCCCCGCGCGCCGTCCGCGGCGCGGGCTCGTCATCGGGGCGATCGTCGCGGCATCCGTGCTCGTCCTCGCGGTCGCCGTCGTGGTGACCGACGTGTGGCTGCGCGGCGCGAGCGAGTGGCAGGTCGCGGCGCAGATCGAGCAGGAGCTGCCGGAGGGCGTCTCCGGCGACGTCGACGTGACCATCGGCGGGGCGAGCATGCTGCTCCAGCTCTGGCTCGGACGCTTCGAGCGGGTCGCGATCAGCGCGCCTGAGCTCGACGTGAACGGCGCCGTGCTCGACGTGGACGTCGTGCTGGAGGGCACGCCGCGCGACCGCGCGCAGCCCACCGACCACGCCGAGGCGACGATCGCGCTCAGCGAGGCCGCCGTCTCCGAGCTCATCCCGATCCCCGGCGTGGGCGACGGACTGCGCTTCGAGGACGGCCGGGTGGCGTACACCGGCACGATCGAGATCCTGGGCTTCCCGATCGAGTACCGGGCGGACGCGACCATCGAGGCCGACGGCGACACGGTGCGCATCACGCCGGAGTCGGTGCGCATCGTCGGCGGGTCGGCGGAGTTCGAGCTGGGCGGCATCGCGGAGGACCTGCTGCGCATCGACCCGATCCCGGTCTGCGTCGCGCAGTTCCTGCCCGAGGGGGCGGAGGTGTCCGACCTGGCCTGGGAGGGCGGCGTCGTGACGGTCGTGCTCGAGGCCGACGACCTCGTGCTCGACGAGACCCTGCTGGAGCGCACGGGCTCCTGCGGCTGA
- a CDS encoding arginine--tRNA ligase — protein MTPADLQTSLHALATGLVERRREQGAEVSLELSPADVVIERPKLREHGDWASSIALRLAKPLGMPPRQIADELAAGLAEVPGVASVEIAGPGFINVRLDAAAAGALARTIVEAGDAYGSGDRLAGRVVNLEFVSANPTGPVHLGHTRWAALGDSLGRVLRAAGAEVATEFYINDAGNQMDTFAASVLAAISGEAAPENGYRGAYVDELGRRVLAEHPDLLALPAEERIVVARETAYRIQLDEIRDSLERFNVHFDVWFSERTLHAPGADGRSAIDLAVDRLREQGHVFDEDGAVWVRTTDFGDDKDRVIRRANGVYTYFAADAAYYLDKGDRGFEHKIYLLGADHHGYVHRLKALAGAAGDDPDRDIEVLIGQLVSVNGARLSKRAGNIIELDDLQAWLGTDALRYALGRSPADSPLSIDPEQLQRRTNDNPVFYVQYAHARTAAVARNAASVGVDRSSFVPELLEHESESALLGALQEFPRVVAQAAELREPHRIARYIEELAGLFHRWYDTCRVLPLGDEPVGDLQRTRLWLNDATGTVLRNGLTLLGVTAPERM, from the coding sequence GTGACTCCCGCAGATCTCCAGACCTCCCTGCACGCCCTCGCGACGGGCCTCGTCGAGCGCCGACGCGAGCAGGGCGCGGAGGTCTCCCTGGAGCTCTCGCCGGCCGATGTCGTGATCGAGCGGCCGAAGCTCCGCGAGCACGGCGACTGGGCGTCGAGCATCGCGTTGCGGCTCGCGAAGCCGCTCGGCATGCCGCCGCGGCAGATCGCCGACGAGCTCGCCGCGGGCCTCGCCGAGGTGCCCGGCGTCGCGAGCGTCGAGATCGCCGGACCGGGCTTCATCAACGTGCGGCTCGACGCCGCCGCCGCGGGCGCACTCGCCCGCACGATCGTGGAAGCGGGCGACGCCTACGGCTCCGGCGACCGCCTCGCGGGCCGGGTCGTGAACCTCGAGTTCGTCTCGGCGAACCCGACCGGCCCCGTGCACCTCGGCCACACGCGTTGGGCCGCGCTCGGCGACTCGCTCGGCCGGGTGCTGCGCGCCGCGGGCGCCGAGGTCGCCACCGAGTTCTACATCAACGACGCGGGCAACCAGATGGACACGTTCGCCGCATCGGTGCTGGCGGCGATCTCGGGCGAAGCCGCCCCGGAGAACGGCTACCGCGGCGCGTACGTGGACGAGCTCGGCCGGCGGGTGCTCGCGGAGCATCCCGACCTGCTCGCCCTCCCCGCCGAGGAGCGGATCGTCGTCGCCCGCGAGACCGCGTACCGCATCCAGCTCGACGAGATCCGCGATTCGCTCGAGCGCTTCAACGTGCACTTCGACGTGTGGTTCTCGGAGCGCACGCTGCACGCGCCGGGCGCCGACGGCCGCAGCGCCATCGACCTCGCCGTCGACCGCCTGCGCGAACAGGGGCACGTGTTCGACGAGGACGGCGCAGTCTGGGTGCGCACGACCGACTTCGGCGACGACAAGGACCGCGTCATCCGTCGCGCCAACGGCGTCTACACGTACTTCGCCGCCGACGCCGCGTACTACCTCGACAAGGGCGATCGCGGGTTCGAGCACAAGATCTACCTGCTCGGCGCAGACCACCACGGCTACGTGCACCGGCTGAAGGCGCTCGCGGGCGCGGCGGGCGACGATCCCGACCGCGACATCGAGGTGCTCATCGGGCAGCTCGTGAGCGTGAACGGCGCCCGGCTCTCGAAGCGCGCGGGCAACATCATCGAGCTCGACGACCTGCAGGCGTGGCTCGGCACCGACGCGCTCCGGTACGCGCTCGGCCGTTCCCCGGCCGACTCGCCGCTGTCGATCGACCCCGAGCAGCTCCAGCGCCGCACCAACGACAACCCGGTCTTCTACGTGCAGTACGCCCATGCCCGCACCGCGGCCGTGGCCCGCAACGCGGCGTCCGTCGGCGTCGACCGCTCGAGCTTCGTGCCCGAGCTGCTCGAGCACGAGTCGGAGTCGGCGCTGCTCGGCGCACTGCAGGAGTTCCCGCGCGTCGTGGCCCAGGCCGCCGAGCTGCGCGAGCCCCACCGCATCGCGCGCTACATCGAGGAGCTCGCGGGCCTGTTCCACCGCTGGTACGACACCTGCCGCGTGCTGCCCCTCGGCGACGAACCGGTCGGCGACCTGCAGCGCACGCGCCTCTGGCTGAACGACGCGACCGGCACCGTGCTCCGCAACGGCCTGACGCTGCTCGGCGTCACCGCACCCGAACGGATGTGA
- a CDS encoding homoserine dehydrogenase: MIEYRSLRVALLGGGTVGSQVARLLLDHADELAARAGARIELTGIAVRDVDAKRDVDLPHDLFTTDASSLILGADIVVELIGGLEPARTLVLQAINSGADVVTANKALLATHGPELFEAAEQVGAQLAYEAAVGGAIPIIRPLRDSMAGDTVDRILGIVNGTTNYILDRMDSTGDSLESALAAATALGYAEADPTADIEGYDAAQKAAILASLAFHTLVPVEQVHREGITGVTAAQVESAKKAGYVVKLLAICERLRDPDTGDEAVSARVYPAMVDRSHPLAAVRGANNAVFVEASAAGDLMFYGAGAGGPETASAVLGDLVAVVRRHVAGGPGIAESTHAELPVLEIGQVTTRYAVTLEVLDQPGVLAAIARIFAEHGVSVEQLEQTLSDDAGRATLVIGTHEARESSLADTVAALAADPVVDQVTSVLRVEGA, from the coding sequence ATGATCGAATACCGTTCCCTGCGCGTCGCCCTGCTGGGCGGCGGCACGGTCGGCTCGCAGGTCGCGAGGCTGCTGCTCGACCACGCCGACGAACTCGCCGCCCGCGCGGGCGCGCGCATCGAGCTGACGGGCATCGCGGTGCGCGACGTCGACGCGAAGCGCGACGTCGACCTGCCGCACGACCTGTTCACGACGGACGCCTCCTCGCTGATCCTGGGCGCCGACATCGTCGTCGAGCTCATCGGCGGACTCGAGCCCGCGCGCACGCTCGTGCTGCAGGCGATCAACTCGGGCGCCGACGTGGTCACCGCCAACAAGGCGCTGCTCGCCACCCACGGCCCCGAGCTCTTCGAGGCCGCCGAGCAGGTCGGTGCGCAGCTGGCCTACGAGGCCGCCGTGGGCGGGGCGATCCCCATCATCCGGCCGCTCCGCGACAGCATGGCCGGCGACACCGTCGACCGCATCCTCGGCATCGTCAACGGCACGACCAACTACATCCTCGACCGCATGGACTCCACGGGCGACAGCCTCGAGTCCGCGCTCGCGGCGGCGACCGCGCTCGGCTACGCCGAAGCCGACCCGACCGCCGACATCGAGGGCTACGACGCGGCGCAGAAGGCGGCGATCCTCGCGAGCCTCGCCTTCCACACGCTGGTGCCGGTCGAGCAGGTGCACCGCGAGGGCATCACGGGCGTGACCGCCGCGCAGGTCGAGTCGGCGAAGAAGGCCGGCTACGTCGTCAAGCTGCTCGCGATCTGCGAGCGCCTGCGCGACCCCGACACGGGCGACGAGGCGGTCTCGGCGCGCGTCTACCCCGCCATGGTCGACCGCTCGCACCCGCTGGCGGCGGTGCGCGGCGCGAACAACGCGGTCTTCGTCGAGGCCTCGGCCGCCGGCGACCTCATGTTCTACGGCGCGGGCGCCGGCGGTCCCGAGACGGCGTCGGCCGTGCTGGGCGACCTGGTCGCGGTCGTGCGGCGGCACGTCGCCGGCGGCCCGGGCATCGCCGAGTCCACCCACGCCGAGCTCCCCGTGCTCGAGATCGGGCAGGTCACGACCCGCTACGCGGTCACCCTGGAGGTGCTCGACCAGCCCGGCGTCCTCGCCGCGATCGCCCGGATCTTCGCCGAGCACGGCGTCTCCGTCGAGCAGCTCGAGCAGACGCTCAGCGACGATGCCGGGCGGGCTACCCTTGTGATCGGCACCCACGAGGCACGCGAGTCCTCCCTGGCCGACACCGTCGCGGCGCTCGCCGCAGATCCCGTCGTGGATCAGGTCACATCCGTCCTCCGAGTCGAAGGAGCATAG